The Manis javanica isolate MJ-LG chromosome 4, MJ_LKY, whole genome shotgun sequence genome contains a region encoding:
- the GPR61 gene encoding G-protein coupled receptor 61, which produces MESSPIPQSSGNSSTLGRAPQTPGPPTASGVPEVGLQDVASESVALFFMLLLDLIAVAGNAAVMAVIAKTPALRKFVFVFHLCLVDLLAALTLMPLAMLSSSALFDHDLFGEVACRLYLFLSICFVSLAILSVSAINVERYYYVVHPMRYEVRMTLGLMASVLVGVWVKALAMASVPVLGRVSREEGAPSISPGCSLQWSNSAYCQLFVVVFAALYFLSPLLLILVVYCSMFRVARVAAMQHGPLPTWMETPRQRSESLSSRSTMVTSSGAPQTTPHRTFGGGKAAVVLLAVGGQFLLCWLPYFSFHLYVALSAQPISTGQVENVVTWIGYFCFTSNPFFYGCLNRQIRGELSKQFVCFFKQTPEEELRLPSREGSIEENFLQFLQGTGCPTESWASQPLPSPKQEPPAVDFRIPGQIAEETSEFLEQQLTSDIIMSDSYLCPAPSPRLDS; this is translated from the coding sequence ATGGAGTCCTCACCCATCCCCCAGTCATCAGGAAACTCTTCCACTCTGGGGAGGGCCCCTCAAACCCCAGGTCCCCCTACTGCCAGTGGGGTCCCGGAGGTGGGGCTTCAGGATGTGGCTTCAGAATCTGTGGCCCTCTTCTTCATGCTCCTGCTGGATTTGATCGCtgtggctggcaatgcagctgtGATGGCTGTTATCGCCAAGACACCTGCCCTCCGAAAATTTGTCTTTGTCTTCCACCTCTGCCTCGTGGACTTGCTGGCTGCCCTAACCCTCATGCCCCTGGCCATGCTCTCCAGCTCTGCCCTCTTTGACCATGACCTCTTTGGGGAGGTTGCCTGCCGCCTCTACTTGTTCCTGAGCATATGCTTTGTCAGCTTGGCCATTCTCTCGGTGTCCGCCATCAACGTGGAGCGCTACTATTATGTGGTCCACCCCATGCGCTACGAGGTGCGCATGACGCTGGGGCTGATGGCCTCTGTGCTGGTGGGTGTGTGGGTAAAGGCCTTAGCCATGGCTTCTGTGCCAGTATTGGGAAGGGTCTCCCGGGAGGAGGGAGCTCCCAGCATCTCCCCAGGCTGCTCACTCCAATGGAGCAACAGTGCCTACTGTCAGCTTTTTGTGGTGGTCTTTGCGGCCCTTTACTTCCTGTCGCCCCTGCTCCTCATCCTTGTGGTCTACTGCAGCATGTTCCGAGTAGCCCGGGTGGCTGCCATGCAGCACGGACCACTGCCCACATGGATGGAGACACCTCGGCAACGCTCTGAGTCCCTCAGCAGCCGCTCCACTATGGTCACCAGCTCAGGGGCCCCCCAGACCACCCCGCACCGGACGTTTGGGGGAGGGAAGGCAGCAGTGGTCCTCCTGGCTGTGGGGGGACAGTTCCTGCTTTGTTGGTTGCCCtacttttctttccatctctatgtTGCCCTGAGTGCCCAACCCATTTCAACTGGGCAGGTGGAGAATGTGGTAACCTGGATTGGCTACTTCTGCTTCACTTCCAACCCTTTCTTCTATGGATGTCTCAACCGGCAGATCCGGGGAGAGCTCAGCAAGCAGTTTGTCTGCTTCTTCAAGCAGACGCCAGAGGAGGAGCTGAGGCTACCGAGCCGGGAGGGCTCCATTGAGGAGAACTTCCTGCAGTTCCTTCAGGGTACTGGCTGTCCTACAGAGTCCTGGGCTTCCCAGCCCCTACCCAGCCCCAAGCAGGAACCACCTGCTGTTGACTTTCGAATTCCAGGTCAGATAGCTGAAGAGACTTCTGAGTTCCTGGAGCAACAACTCACCAGCGACATCATAATGTCGGACAGCTACCTCTGTCCTGCCCCCTCACCTCGGCTGGATTCGTGA